In Streptomyces dangxiongensis, one DNA window encodes the following:
- a CDS encoding carboxylesterase/lipase family protein, producing the protein MREPASATTTSGVVAGRVHEGVISFKGIPYAAEPFGENRFKPPQPPQPWDGVREAFEYSPAAPQPNTFSLVDATPLYPWGTDCLTLNVYTPDLGAARLPVMVWVHAGGYISGSASTTRADGSVFAREGVVVVAMNYRLGADGFLSVPGGTTNAGMRDVVAALRWIRENIAAFGGDPDAVTVFGNSSGSAIISAIAKTVAGEGLIHRAILQSPCLSVVAEAEEGHALAKRVLADLGVETDLRDVPLRELLGRRQRALDVRFRDARRWHPYTYWFSPYMPVVDDTLFTDSALSERIPSSVDLLIGTNRDESRYFLMRNGQFNTATEQDLLDAQNSYGLSEECRAAARSLYGHLPLGEQLAESVTNWVFRGSTVELTRLHARSGGNTYAYEFTWQDSPAFDGHYGAAHFLEVPFLFDQLDDPAFAPQVGPDAPAELGRFLRSSWIRFATTGDPGWSRYDDEDRSVMILDNTCRVEPDPREYHRAAWDAQFARPTP; encoded by the coding sequence GTGAGGGAACCGGCCTCGGCGACCACGACATCGGGCGTCGTCGCGGGCCGGGTCCACGAGGGCGTTATTTCGTTCAAGGGAATTCCGTACGCGGCGGAGCCTTTCGGGGAGAACCGGTTCAAGCCGCCACAGCCTCCGCAGCCCTGGGACGGCGTGCGCGAGGCATTCGAGTACAGCCCGGCCGCACCGCAGCCCAACACCTTCTCACTGGTGGACGCCACGCCCCTCTACCCGTGGGGAACCGACTGCCTGACCCTCAACGTCTACACCCCCGACCTCGGCGCGGCCCGGCTGCCCGTCATGGTCTGGGTGCACGCCGGCGGCTACATCTCGGGCAGCGCCTCCACCACCCGCGCCGACGGGTCGGTCTTCGCGCGCGAGGGCGTCGTCGTGGTCGCGATGAACTACCGCCTCGGCGCCGACGGATTCCTGTCCGTGCCGGGCGGCACCACGAACGCGGGCATGCGCGACGTCGTCGCCGCACTGCGCTGGATACGCGAGAACATCGCGGCCTTCGGCGGCGACCCGGACGCCGTCACCGTCTTCGGCAACTCCTCCGGCAGCGCCATCATCTCGGCGATCGCCAAGACCGTCGCCGGTGAGGGACTCATCCACCGGGCCATCCTCCAGAGCCCGTGCCTGTCGGTGGTCGCCGAGGCGGAGGAAGGGCACGCACTCGCCAAACGGGTCCTTGCCGATCTGGGCGTCGAGACCGATCTGCGGGACGTCCCGCTCCGGGAACTGCTGGGCCGCCGGCAGCGCGCCCTGGACGTCCGTTTCCGCGACGCCCGGCGCTGGCACCCGTACACCTACTGGTTCAGCCCCTACATGCCGGTCGTGGACGACACCCTTTTCACCGACTCGGCACTGAGCGAACGCATTCCGTCCTCCGTCGACCTGCTGATCGGCACCAACCGCGACGAGTCCCGCTACTTCCTGATGCGCAACGGGCAGTTCAACACGGCGACCGAGCAGGACCTCCTCGACGCCCAGAACTCCTACGGCCTCTCCGAGGAGTGCCGTGCCGCGGCGCGTTCCCTGTACGGGCATCTCCCGCTCGGCGAACAGCTCGCCGAATCGGTGACCAACTGGGTCTTCCGCGGCTCCACCGTCGAACTCACCCGTCTGCACGCCCGGTCCGGCGGAAACACCTACGCGTACGAGTTCACCTGGCAGGACTCACCCGCTTTCGACGGCCATTACGGCGCCGCCCACTTCCTCGAAGTCCCCTTCCTCTTCGACCAGCTCGACGATCCCGCCTTCGCACCCCAGGTCGGCCCGGACGCTCCCGCGGAACTCGGCCGCTTCCTGCGCAGTAGCTGGATCCGGTTCGCCACGACCGGCGATCCCGGCTGGTCCCGTTACGACGACGAGGACCGCTCGGTCATGATTCTCGACAATACCTGCCGAGTCGAGCCCGACCCCCGCGAATACCACCGCGCCGCCTGGGACGCTCAGTTCGCCAGACCCACCCCATAG
- a CDS encoding NAD(P)/FAD-dependent oxidoreductase produces MGERTQVLVIGGGPAGSTAAGLLAQQGVRVTLLESSTFPRYHIGESILPSVLPILDLLGVREKIDKHGFVRKDGAYFEWGPENWDLNFDHLTGSGRYSYQVIRSEFDHILLDNAAELGVDVRQGTKVTEIEFDEGRPVKARWAASGDRSVTGEIGFDFLVDATGRSGLMATKYLKNRHYQEAFKNIAVWSYWRGVKPLDRGPAGAIAVCSVPYGWFWSIPLHDGTHSIGLVAKRTTFAEERERLGGVENVYFDALAQCPRIAEMVDGAERLPEFKVEQDYSYSSEQFTGPGYLLIGDAACFLDPLLSTGVHLATFSALLAAAAISAIVDGGLSEEEATSFFAKAYRQAYERLLVVVSFFYKSYNRESQFFEADKLTRRERHMLNLYESFLHIVTGVEDLDDSRDGTAALDKVAQRIRTEGDVDTQGGILAGHNEAMNSMPASPEKAVGGLYLELEPKLRIRRLAPAVEAE; encoded by the coding sequence ATGGGGGAGCGTACCCAGGTGCTGGTGATCGGCGGCGGGCCGGCGGGCAGCACGGCCGCCGGACTACTGGCTCAACAGGGCGTCCGAGTGACCCTGTTGGAGAGTTCGACATTTCCGCGGTACCACATCGGTGAGTCGATCTTGCCTTCCGTGCTGCCGATTCTCGACCTGCTCGGCGTCCGGGAGAAGATCGACAAGCACGGCTTCGTACGGAAGGACGGTGCGTACTTCGAGTGGGGCCCGGAGAACTGGGACCTCAACTTCGATCACCTGACAGGTTCCGGCCGGTACAGCTACCAGGTGATTCGCTCTGAATTCGACCATATTCTGCTGGACAACGCCGCTGAACTCGGCGTGGACGTGCGGCAGGGCACGAAGGTCACCGAGATCGAATTCGACGAGGGCCGGCCGGTCAAGGCCCGCTGGGCCGCATCCGGTGACCGCTCGGTCACCGGTGAGATCGGCTTCGACTTCCTGGTGGACGCGACCGGCCGGTCCGGCCTGATGGCCACCAAGTACCTGAAGAACCGTCACTACCAGGAGGCGTTCAAGAACATCGCGGTGTGGTCCTACTGGCGCGGGGTGAAACCGCTCGACCGGGGGCCGGCCGGCGCGATCGCGGTCTGCTCGGTGCCGTACGGCTGGTTCTGGTCGATCCCGCTGCACGACGGCACCCACTCCATCGGCCTGGTGGCCAAGCGGACGACGTTCGCGGAGGAGCGGGAGCGGCTCGGCGGTGTCGAGAACGTCTACTTCGACGCGCTCGCCCAGTGCCCGCGCATCGCCGAGATGGTGGACGGCGCGGAGCGGCTGCCCGAGTTCAAGGTCGAGCAGGACTACTCGTACAGCTCGGAGCAGTTCACCGGCCCGGGGTACCTGCTGATCGGCGACGCGGCCTGTTTCCTGGACCCGCTGCTGTCCACAGGTGTGCACCTGGCCACGTTCAGCGCGCTGCTGGCCGCCGCGGCCATCTCCGCGATCGTGGACGGCGGGCTGTCCGAGGAGGAGGCCACCTCCTTCTTCGCCAAGGCCTACCGGCAGGCGTACGAGCGGCTGCTGGTCGTGGTGTCCTTCTTCTACAAGAGCTACAACCGCGAGTCGCAGTTCTTCGAGGCGGACAAGCTGACCCGGCGGGAACGCCACATGCTCAACCTGTACGAGTCGTTCCTGCACATCGTGACCGGCGTCGAGGACCTGGACGACAGCCGGGACGGGACCGCCGCGCTGGACAAGGTCGCCCAGCGCATCCGCACCGAGGGAGACGTCGACACCCAGGGCGGCATCCTCGCCGGCCACAACGAGGCGATGAACTCGATGCCCGCCTCCCCGGAGAAGGCCGTGGGCGGCCTCTACCTCGAACTGGAGCCGAAGCTGCGGATCCGGCGGCTCGCGCCGGCCGTCGAGGCGGAGTGA